In Aspergillus fumigatus Af293 chromosome 4, whole genome shotgun sequence, one genomic interval encodes:
- a CDS encoding bZIP transcription factor yields the protein MHRSSNNSYHQSSSSRSSSAHSSSSAFSPNANPNEDWTKISDLAERRRIQNRIAQRNYRKKLKRRLEDLEKRAASASESPERSHEKPELPKHANPGKSSSRTSRSSKSNLETSHGSRERLPLYDCYNSQDDRGAMFSHQCTRQLSASPPPVFSYPSYPHLDPYRQSNYGTSPAYSSTYNDLSSFQGEYGNPVPSIMPVAMSSGGPLKRPHTYADEEIISPFSMSYATMAGIDLCPTSHHPGESNISIPSLCQLFAEDLSSPPTPAETSILTCPLTPESDPCSPHSFPFL from the exons ATGCATCGCTCTTCGAACAATTCGTACCATCAGTCTTCGAGCTCCCGAAGCTCGTCCGCCCACAGCTCTAGCAGTGCTTTCAGTCCCAATGCCAACCCTAACGAGGACTGGACAAAGATCTCAGATCTTGCTGAACGTCGACGGATACAGAATCGCATCGCTCAGAGGAACTACC GCAAGAAACTGAAGCGTCgcttggaggacttggaaaaGAGGGCTGCCTCTGCTTCAGAGTCGCCAGAACGGTCCCATGAGAAACCGGAGTTGCCGAAGCATGCGAATCCTGGCAAGTCCAGTAGCAGGACAAGCCGCTCGTCCAAGTCAAACTTGGAGACCAGTCACGGCTCCAGAGAACGCCTTCCTCTTTACGACTGCTACAATAGCCAAGACGACCGGGGTGCCATGTTCTCTCACCAATGCACCAGGCAACTGTCAGCGTCACCCCCCCCTGTGTTCTCATATCCCTCGTATCCGCACCTGGACCCCTACAGACAGTCCAACTATGGCACCTCTCCCGCATACAGTTCGACTTACAATGACTTGTCGTCCTTCCAAGGGGAATATGGAAACCCAGTGCCTTCAATCATGCCGGTTGCAATGTCTTCAGGCGGGCCACTGAAGAGGCCACATACATATGCGGACGAAGAGATCATCAGTCCCTTTAGTATGAGCTACGCGACTATGGCCGGCATCGACCTATGTCCGACTTCTCACCATCCCGGTGAATCTAATATCTCT ATCCCATCTTTGTGTCAATTATTTGCTGAGGAtctctcctctccgccgACACCCGCAGAGACGTCCATTCTCACGTGTCCTCTCACACCCGAGTCCGACCCGTGCTCCCCGCATTCGTTTCCCTTTCTGTGA
- a CDS encoding casein kinase II subunit beta, which translates to MSSSEGAPESWISSFCSLMGHEFFAEVSEDFIEDDFNLTGLQSQVPMYKEALEMILDVEPEEDEDEEEEEEEEEEDDDEILGDERPPGYRRAGDRRHARVASDLSVIESSAELLYGLIHQRYITSRPGIQQMLEKYEMQHFGVCPRTYCNGSKVLPVGCSDTPGQETVKLFCPSCQDLYTPPNSRFHSVDGAFFGTTFGYLFFMTFPDLDIGPRLDPSMLTAAPTNANNQSRSSSLTSGVNRATPDLPPPPPNQPTEINGVRTSNFCPGLGPGRIYESKIYGFRVSERSRVGPRMKWLRMKPADIRELDELAQYEAIHGSANDGGDTEMNIEAQNAAAIAARKKAPMRRRRHHPDQMSINGAEG; encoded by the coding sequence ATGTCGTCTTCGGAAGGGGCGCCCGAGTCAtggatctcctccttctgctcGCTGATGGGCCATGAATTCTTCGCAGAGGTGTCGGAGGACTTTATCGAGGATGACTTCAATCTTACGGGTCTGCAGTCGCAGGTGCCCATGTACAAGGAGGCGCTCGAGATGATTCTGGATGTGGAAccggaggaggacgaagatgaggaggaggaagaagaggaagaggaggaggatgatgacgagaTTCTCGGTGATGAGCGACCCCCGGGCTACCGCAGAGCTGGCGACCGGAGACATGCGCGGGTGGCCAGCGACTTGAGTGTGATCGAAAGTTCTGCGGAGCTGCTCTACGGCCTCATCCACCAGCGCTACATCACGTCGCGACCGGGAATCcagcagatgctggagaagtACGAAATGCAGCACTTTGGTGTCTGTCCGCGCACGTACTGCAATGGAAGCAAGGTCTTGCCCGTGGGCTGCTCCGACACGCCTGGGCAAGAGACGGTGAAGCTGTTTTGTCCCAGTTGCCAGGATCTGTACACTCCGCCCAACAGTCGTTTTCACTCGGTCGATGGGGCCTTCTTCGGGACCACGTTCGGATACCTTTTCTTCATGACTTTTCCCGACCTGGACATTGGGCCCCGCCTGGATCCCTCCATGTTAACCGCTGCCCCTACGAATGCAAACAATCAATCTCGATCTTCGTCTCTGACGTCTGGGGTCAACCGCGCGACTCCTGAtctgccgccgccgccgcctaACCAGCCAACAGAGATCAACGGCGTGCGAACGTCCAACTTCTGCCCCGGCCTGGGACCAGGTAGGATTTACGAGTCGAAGATTTACGGATTTCGCGTTTCGGAGCGATCCAGAGTTGGTCCGCGCATGAAGTGGCTGCGGATGAAGCCGGCGGATATCCGGGAGTTGGACGAATTGGCTCAGTACGAGGCCATCCACGGTTCAGCGAACGATGGCGGCGATACCGAGATGAACATTGAAGCTCAGAATGCAGCCGCAATCGCAGCCAGGAAGAAAGCGCCCATGCGGAGACGGCGGCATCATCCCGATCAGATGAGCATCAACGGGGCGGAAGGTTGA
- a CDS encoding dipeptidyl-peptidase III produces the protein MLPLLAALRRLPSNHRLLSIHRPSTTTITSLLPLSCLPRSSLLTQRFNFSSSTPSFASFIPLSTSSEAASNTIMDDKIKQHYLADSPPTVVRLEIKSHFDALKDGKLRKYAHYLSRAAFEGTRITLRQVSPESEPIYDLIIALYNACNGDWVSLARKTKVSDEHLRFFLEYAAQFLGNCGNYKGFGDSKFIPRLPVAAFEALASITPDAKAAFEKANRTGGGIYETSNQSLMHLGYTEGGHMTTYYPDSPSITKDEITAIGDLMEQKGLPLENTRLKKLPSGDFELLIASGVSSPPSRDRDLGDVESLDLDGKLKGKKVQLVFGDHREEMAKIAHSVKQASLYSANENQKRMLNAYALSFGAGSIEAFKEAQRIWVKDQKPILETNLGFVETYRDPHGVRGEWEGFVALVNLERTRAFGKLVDSAESMIPKLPWSKDFEKDKFLSPDFTSLEVLSFQSSGVPAGINLPNYDDIRQNLGFKNVSLGNVLSAKAPNEPVPFIPEKDLEVYRRYRDPAFEVQVGIHELLGHGTGKLLQETAPGKYNFDVSNPPVSPITNKPVTTWYKPGQTWSSVFGAIASSYEECRAECVAMVLSCDFEILKIFGFGDGQVDLNNEAGDVLFVAYLQMARAGLVALEFWDPKTQKWGQAHMQARYSILRTFLDAGDDFVRLVYTKEDLSDLEIHLDRSKILTHGRPAVERYLQQLHIYKSTADIDAGKKLYSDITFVDEWWGTKVRDIVLKNKIPRKIFVQGNTILNGDEVTLKEYEPTLEGMIQSFVERNV, from the exons ATGCTCCCTCTTCTCGCTGCCTTGAGGCGTCTGCCGTCGAATCACCGGTTGCTCTCCATCCACCGCCCATCTACTACTACGATCACTTCTCTCTTACCCCTCAGCTGTCTGCCTCGCTCTTCGCTCCTCACCCAACGATTCAATTTCTCATCTTCGACTCCTTCCTTTGCAAGCTTTATCCCTCTTTCGACGTCTTCAGAAGCCGCGTCTAATACCATCATGGATGACAAAATCAAGCAACACTATCTGGCCGACTCACCTCCAACTGTAGTACGGCTAGAGATCAAGTCACACTTCGATGCTCTTAAAGATGGGAAGCTTAGAAAATATGCCCACTACCTGAGCag agctgcttttgaaggtACCCGCATCACACTACGGCAAGTCTCTCCCGAGTCAGAGCCGATCTACGATCTCATTATCGCCCTCTACAATGCCTGTAATGGTGATTGGGTCAGTCTCGCCCGGAAGACGAAAGTCAGCGACGAACACCTTCGCTTCTTTCTGGAGTACGCCGCTCAGTTTCTAGGAAATTGCGGTAACTATAAGGGCTTTGGTGACTCAAAATTTATTCCTCGCTTGCCTGTTGCCGCGTTCGAGGCCTTGGCTTCCATAACGCCGGATGCAAAGGCAGCGTTCGAAAAGGCCAATCGCACCGGCGGTGGAATCTATGAGACAAGTAACCAGTCGCTCATGCATCTGGGTTATACTGAAGGCGGCCATATGACCACCTATTACCCTGATTCGCCTTCGATCACCAAGGATGAGATTACAGCCATTGGAGACCTGATGGAGCAGAAGGGCTTGCCATTGGAAAATACACGGCTTAAGAAGTTGCCGTCTGGCGATTTCGAGCTATTGATTGCTTCGGGTGTCTCCTCGCCTCCATCCAGAGACCGGGACCTCGGCGACGTTGAGTCTCTAGATCTAGATGGCAAGTtaaagggaaagaaggttcAACTTGTTTTTGGTGATCATAGGGAGGAGATGGCAAAGATTGCCCACAGTGTCAAACAGGCTTCTCTGTACTCAGCCAATGAGAATCAGAAGCGGATGCTCAATGCCTATGCTCTTTCCTTCGGCGCCGGGTCAATTGAAGCTTTCAAAGAGGCTCAACGCATTTGGGTGAAAGATCAGAAGCCGATCTTGGAGACCAATCTAGGTTTCGTGGAGACATACAGAGACCCCCACGGAGTAAGGGGAGAGTGGGAAGGGTTTGTAGCATTA GTTAATTTGGAGCGCACCCGTGCTTTCGGAAAGTTGGTGGATAGTGCAGAGAGTATGATACCTAAACTCCCGTGGAGCAAGGATTTCGAGAAGGACAAGTTTCTTAGCCCAGATTTCACGTCCCTGGAAGTCTTAAGCTTTCAGTCTTCTGGTGTCCCTGCCGGCATCAACCTACCAAACTATGACGACATCCGCCAAAATCTAGGCTTCAAGAACGTGTCACTCGGGAATGTTCTGAGTGCGAAAGCCCCGAATGAGCCTGTGCCCTTTATCCCCGAGAAAGACCTGGAAGTCTACCGCAGATACCGCGATCCTGCGTTCGAGGTGCAAGTAGGCATTCACGAACTTCTCGGGCATGGAACGGGAAAGTTACTGCAGGAGACGGCTCCCGGGAAATACAACTTCGATGTATCAAACCCTCCCGTGAGTCCAATCACCAACAAACCAGTCACCACCTGGTACAAGCCTGGTCAGACTTGGAGTTCTGTCTTTGGGGCCATCGCATCCTCATATGAAGAATGTCGGGCCGAGTGCGTGGCTATGGTACTTAGTTGCGATTTCGAAATTCTGAAGATCTTCGGATTTGGAGACGGGCAGGTTGACCTCAACAATGAGGCTGGCGATGTCCTATTCGTCGCATATCTGCAAATGGCTCGCGCTGGTCTGGTTGCCCTTGAATTCTGGGATCCTAAAACGCAGAAGTGGGGCCAGGCTCACATGCAGGCTCGCTACAGCATACTTCGCACTTTCCTCGACGCTGGTGATGACTTTGTCAGACTTGTTTACACCAAGGAAGACCTGTCTGACCTAGAGATTCATTTGGATCGATCCAAGATCCTGACTCACGGACGTCCTGCTGTGGAAAGATACCTGCAGCAGTTGCACATCTACAAATCCACTGCCGATATAGACGCGGGCAAGAAGTTGTATAGCGACATAACCTTTGTGGATGAGTGGTGGGGTACCAAGGTGCGCGATATTGTTCTGAAAAACAAAATTCCTCGTAAGATCTTTGTGCAGGGCAACACGATCTTAAATGGAGACGAGGTAACTCTGAAGGAATATGAGCCCACCCTCGAGGGCATGATTCAGAGCTTCGTTGAACGCAATGTCTAG
- a CDS encoding branched-chain amino acid aminotransferase, cytosolic, with protein sequence MSSLRQLTRHRTLHSFASTRVRVQNPETRQSWQRYFSATSAFASQQAGLDPSKLTVTKTTTPKELVAPKDLVFGKTFTDHMLSIEWSAANGWNAPRIVPYQNLSLDPSACVFHYAFECFEGMKAYKDKKGQIRLFRPDKNMARLNKSSERIALPTFDGDALIKLIGEFVRLDSRFIPDARGYSLYLRPTMIGTQNTLGVGPPGSALLFVIASPVGPYYPTGFKAISLEATDYAVRAWPGGVGDKKLGANYAPCIVPQLKAASRGFQQNLWLFGDEEYVTEVGTMNLFIALKNKETGQKELVTAPLDGTILEGVTRDSVLALARERLVPKGWTVSERKIRMSEVAEASEEGRLIEVFGAGTAAIVSPVRTISYRGKMVDCGLKKNEEAGEVALQMKNWIEGIQYGDEEHPWSYVL encoded by the exons ATGAGCTCGCTTCGTCAATTGACCCGTCATCGGACGTTGCATAGCTTTGCTTCCACGCGTGTTCGAGTTCAGAATCCGGAGACAAGACAGTCATGGCAGCGATATTTCAGCGCAACGTCAGCTTTTGCATCTCAACAGGCTGGTCTTGACCCTTCGAAGCTCACAGTCACGAAGACCACTACACCTAAGGAGCTGGTGGCACCAAAAGATCTTGTGTTCGGAAAGACCTTCACTG ATCATATGCTTTCCATTGAATGGTCAGCGGCCAATGGTTGGAACGCTCCTCGCATCGTTCCGTACCAAAACCTTAGCCTCGACCCTTCGGCTTGCGTGTTCCATTATGCTTTCGAGTGTTTCGAGGGTATGAAGGCTTACAAGGATAAGAAGGGTCAGATCCGTTTGTTCCGCCCAGACAAGAACATGGCGCGCCTTAACAAGTCTTCCGAGCGGATTGCTCTGCCTACTTTCGACGGCGACGCTCTCATCAAGCTCATTGGGGAATTCGTGAGACTGGACAGCAGATTCATTCCTGA TGCCCGTGGCTACTCCCTCTATCTGCGACCCACAATGATCGGCACCCAAAATACCCTTGGTGTTGGACCACCAGGCTCTgccctcctcttcgtcattGCCAGCCCTGTTGGCCCTTACTACCCTACTGGCTTCAAGGCCATTTCGCTAGAGGCTACTGACTATGCCGTCCGTGCCTGGCCTGGCGGAGTTGGAGATAAGAAACTTGGAGCAAACTATGCTCCATGTATTGTACCTCAGCTGAAGGCCGCTTCCCGCGGCTTCCAGCAGAATCTGTGGCTATTTGGTGATGAGGAGTATGTGACAGAAGTTGGCACTATGAACCTTTTCATCGCcttgaagaacaaggagacCGGACAGAAGGAGCTAGTGACCGCTCCTTTAGATGGAACCATCCTCGAGGGCGTCACCAGAGACTCTGTCTTGGCACTGGCACGCGAGAGACTCGTCCCCAAGGGCTGGACCGTGTCTGAGCGCAAAATTAGGATGTCTGAGGTCGCCGAAGCTtctgaagaaggaagactgATTGAGGTCTTCGGAGCCGGTACCGCAGCCATTGTCAGCCCTGTGCGAACCATTAGCTACAGAGGGAAGATGGTTGATTGCGGTTTAAAGAAAAACGAGGAGGCCGGCGAGGTTGCTCTACAGATGAAGAACTGGATTGAAGGCATTCAGTACGGTGATGAGGAACACCCATGGAG TTATGTACTCTAG
- a CDS encoding putative general stress response protein Whi2: MAAAGGPSSIITQVQQAGGPPINTLGDIGCDEHITLELRGTRFTLSRDELLTLPEFVLLSLFPNGLLPDGHMGSFQEGDIYPVDYDPTSLQYMLDFFRSVAQSIPSSSPSASTTPELEMSETVLGSPRDILQDRAGIIVLREDLDFYAIPPRPDIDHTEMMEVKRAVGKALLKQDGIFSGLKKSDEPGSTEQHLIEMLTAGGFERDDRWGHRAPEPNKAVICSLALAKLRTDVRGDLSNNNAVGMAQKLLLFWRKPARRCWWEGVELESVEGVEGKVKVWIRRVWTLEMSVIGLR, translated from the exons ATGGCTGCGGCAGGAGGCCCGTCGAGTATTATCACTCAGGTTCAACAGGCAGGAGGGCCGCCTATCAACACATTAGGAG ACATCGGTTGTGACGAGCATATCACTCTTGAATTGCG AGGTACTCGATTTACACTCTCGAGGGATGAGCTGTTAACCCTGCCTGAATTTGTCCTTCTATCACTGTTTCCCAATGGTCTTCTGCCTGATGGGCATATGGGCTCATTTCAAGAGGGTGATATCTATCCCGTTGAC TATGATCCAACATCTCTCCAGTACATGTTAGATTTCTTCCGTTCAGTGGCTCAGTCGATCCCGTCATCTTCACCTTCAGCGTCGACTACTCCGGAATTAGAGATGTCTGAAACGGTGCTGGGGTCACCAAGAGACATACTACAAGATCGGGCCGGAATTATCGTCCTACGTGAGGACCTCGATTTCTATGCGATACCACCACGTCCTGACATCGACCATACGGAGATGATGGAGGTCAAACGTGCCGTGGGCAAAGCACTTCTTAAACAAGACGGGATATTTTCCGGCCTGAAGAAGAGCGATGAACCCGGATCGACGGAGCAACATCTTATTGAGATGCTCACTGCAGG TGGTTTTGAAAGAGACGACCGGTGGGGTCACCGTGCTCCCGAACCCAACAAGGCGGTCATTTGCAGCCTTGCATTAGCTAAACTTCGCACCGACGTCAGAGGTGATCTGTCCAATAACAATGCGGTCGGCATGGCACAGAAACTCTTATTGTTCTGGAGAAAACCAGCCAGAAGATGCTGGTGGGAGGGTGTCGAACTGGAAAGTGTCGAGGGCGTCGAAGGCAAAGTAAAAGTGTGGATTCGGAGAGTCTGGACGCTTGAAATG AGCGTTATTGGTCTCCGATAG
- a CDS encoding putative protein kinase Scy1 has translation MFSSALKTLSSNISANYQISPHPTVISGPWRIHDGKKKSTGTTASVFIFDRKVLDYRPSGLASRSSSSLKKLHEDVVERLKREASNLARLRHPSILQVLEPVEETRGGGLMFVTEPITTSLASLLREKDEQERTSRIGSSSSHFMVEEADGTRRRRDLEIDELEIQKGLLQVAKGLEFLHESAGLVHGNLNPEAIYINSKSDWKISGLGFAGPPNSTESRSSLPPLALSEVLYHDPRLPQSVQLNLDYTSPDFALDSNVTTAADMFSLGLVVIALYNSPHVSPLQSHSNLISYKKLLSSPSSTPSQGNNFLCAGAIPKDLSSHLLPKLITRRPAQRLNAREFQQSQYFDNILVSTIRFLESLPAKNANEKSQFMRGLQQVITEFPPTVLEKKVLGALLEELKDRELLPLTLQNVFAILQRVASARRTLSEKVIPRLKEIFFAHQSGKGTVQERDSKKDAGLMVVLQNMNIVAENCSGKEFKDDILPLIRLGLDSSAHSLVDAAIKCLPVILPVLDFSTVKNEVFPPIASTFSRTSSLAIKVRCLDAFAVLCGGTTGDDAASEDGLSGIATVKTPTTVKSSILDKYTIQEKLVPSLKAIKTKEPAVMMAALKVFGQIGTIVDTEFLALEVLPILWTFSLGPLLSLRQFEEYMTVIKRLSSKIEREQTKKLRELSSGSEATGFQTGLGSSLSMSNDLMQSEVDTTRNNFERLVLGRESTTPSSQGLDPWQELASQAPAPQISTQKKAADAFPWSSVSRGGPQSNLNTRSVTPDYSMSSFPSLEPVAREKSPIVAQTVPTSQPSSSTAWSLPASSNIQHNMQGNGIGSMTGLTMGALTGMKSPNKPVSGGLSQQSSNYSAFSIPPPPSAPNMTASFVTSSGGSTTVGRASLVGNPPAPANSLNPVSTSMQTTQKQGLEKYESLL, from the exons atgttttcttctgctctcAAAACGCTGAGTTCCAACATATCAGCAAATTACCAAAtatctcctcatccaacCGTGATTTCTGGACCATGGAGAATTCAtgatggaaagaagaaatcaaCGGGTACCACTGCTTCTGTCTTCATATTTGACAGGAAAGTGCTTGATTACAGACCAAGTGGACTTGCAAGCCGGTCCAGCTCGTCATTGAAGAAATTACATGAGGATGTGGTCGAGAGGTTAAAGCGTGAGGCCAGCAACCTTGCGCGTCTAAGACATCCATCAATCCTCCAGGTATTAGAACCTGTGGAAGAGACGCGTGGCGGTGGCCTCATGTTTGTGACCGAACCAATTACCACATCCCTGGCCAGTTTGTTACGGGAAAAAGATGAGCAAGAGAGAACGTCAAGGATCGGCTCAAGCTCAAGCCATTTTATGGTAGAAGAGGCGGACGGAACTCGACGGCGGAGAGACCTCGAGATTGATGAACTAGAAATACAAAAAGGACTCTTACAGGTAGCTAAGGGTCTGGAGTTTCTGCATGAGTCTGCAGGCCTTGTCCATGGAAACTTGAATCCTGAAGCTATCTACATAAACTCCAAGTCCGACTGGAAAATCTCCGGGCTCGGGTTTGCAGGACCTCCAAACTCTACGGAGTCACGGTCATCTCTTCCGCCCTTGGCTCTGTCAGAAGTTCTCTACCATGATCCACGACTTCCCCAGTCAGTCCAGTTGAATCTTGACTATACGTCCCCTGACTTCGCGCTGGACTCTAATGTGACTACTGCTGCTGACATGTTCTCACTGGGACTTGTTGTCATCGCCCTCTATAATTCACCTCATGTCTCTCCGCTGCAATCGCATTCAAATTTGATCTCGTACAAGAAGCTGTTAAGCTCCCCATCATCCACTCCGTCGCAGGGCAACAATTTCCTCTGCGCGGGTGCCATTCCAAAAGATCTCTCGTCGCATCTATTGCCTAAGTTGATAACAAGGCGACCAGCCCAGCGCTTGAATGCCCGGGAATTTCAGCAATCTCAATATTTTGACAATATCCTGGTATCTACGATCCGCTTTCTGGAGTCCCTGCCAGCCAAAAATGCAAATGAAAAATCACAGTTCATGCGAGGATTACAACAAGTGATAACCGAGTTTCCTCCAACAGTTCTGGAAAAGAAAGTCCTGGGCGCTTTATTAGAAGAGTTGAAGGATCGTGAGCTGCTGCCCCTGACGCTGCAGAATGTTTTTGCCATACTGCAGCGCGTTGCAAGCGCACGTCGAACTCTTTCGGAGAAAGTTATTCCTCGGCTCAAGGAAATTTTCTTCGCGCATCAATCAGGAAAAGGGACTGTTCAGGAGCGTGACTCCAAGAAGGATGCGGGTCTAATGGTAGTGCTACAGAACATGAACATTGTGGCCGAGAATTGCTCAGGGAAGGAATTTAAGGACG ACATTTTGCCGCTGATTCGGCTTGGTTTGGACTCGTCAGCCCATTCCCTGGTTGACGCAGCAATCAAATGTTTGCCGGTTATCCTTCCCGTTTTGGATTTCAGCACTGTTAAGAACGAAGTTTTTCCTCCAATCGCCTCTACTTTCAGCCGGACCAGCAGTCTTGCCATCAAAGTGCGCTGCCTGGACGCCTTCGCTGTCCTTTGTGGAGGTACAACTGGCGACGACGCGGCCTCCGAGGACGGTCTGAGTGGCATTGCTACAGTAAAAACGCCGACAACCGTTAAGTCTTCCATCCTAGACAAATATACCATACAGGAGAAACTTGTCCCGTCGTTGAAAGCGATCAAGACAAAAGAACCAGCCGTAATGATGGCCGCCTTGAAGGTCTTTGGACAAATTGGGACTATTGTCGACACTGAATTCCTGGCGCTGGAGGTTTTGCCTATCCTGTGGACTTTCAGCCTTGGGCCGTTGCTGAGCCTTCGTCAATTCGAAGAATATATGACGGTAATCAAACGCCTTTCCTCGAAGATTGAACGTGAACAGACGAAGAAATTACGGGAACTTTCTTCGGGATCGGAGGCTACTGGTTTTCAGACCGGACTCGGAAGCTCTCTCAGTATGTCAAACGATCTCATGCAGTCTGAGGTGGATACCACAAGAAACAACTTTGAACGTCTCGTCCTTGGTCGAGAGAGTACTACTCCCAGTAGTCAGGGCCTTGACCCGTGGCAGGAGTTGGCTTCGCAAGCGCCAGCTCCACAGATCTCTACTCAGAAAAAGGCTGCCGATGCTTTTCCCTGGTCTTCAGTCAGCAGAGGAGGTCCTCAGTCCAACCTAAATACTCGATCTGTCACGCCCGATTACAGTATGAGCTCTTTCCCATCGTTAGAGCCTGTTGCGAGAGAGAAATCTCCAATCGTGGCGCAGACGGTCCCCACATCACAACCATCGTCATCGACCGCTTGGAGTCTGCCGGCCTCCTCGAATATTCAGCACAATATGCAGGGCAATGGAATTGGCAGCATGACTGGTTTGACCATGGGTGCATTGACCGGTATGAAATCGCCGAACAAGCCCGTTTCGGGCGGCTTGTCGCAGCAGTCCTCCAATTATTCCGCTTTCTCaattccacctcctccgtcaGCACCAAATATGACGGCGTCGTTTGTTACCAGCTCTGGTGGTTCGACTACCGTTGGCAGGGCTTCGCTTGTAGGGAATCCCCCGGCACCTGCCAACTCCTTAAACCCCGTTTCAACCTCAATGCAGACTACGCAGAAGCAAGGTCTGGAAAAGTATGAAAGCTTATTATGA